The region AAGGTATTGGGGTGAACCCATTCCTCTGGTTCATTTTGCCGATGGAACTCCGAAAGCTCTCTCTGAATCAGAACTTCCTTTAGTTTTGCCAGACCTAGAAGAATTCAAACCTTCGGGAACAGGTGAATCACCTCTTGCCTTAGCAAAAGATTGGCTTGTGTATACGGATCCAGTCACAGGTGAAGTAGGCAAAAGAGAAACCAATACCATGCCGCAGTGGGCAGGCTCTTGTTATTATTATCTTCGTTATATCGACCCAAGAAACAACGAGAAACTCATTGATCCAGAACTCGAAAAAGCTTGGATGCCTGTCGAAGTGTATGTGGGTGGGGCAGAACACGCCGTATTACACTTGCTATACTCTAGATTTTGGCATAAAATCCTTTTTGATTTGGGCCATGTTTCTTCCCCGGAACCTTTCCAAAAATTGGTGCACCAAGGCCTCATTCTCGGGGAAGACAAAGGAAAAATGTCCAAGTCCAGGGGCAACGTAGTCAATCCGGATGATGTGGTTTCTGAATTTGGTGCTGACACACTTCGCCTTTTTGAAATGTTTATGGGCCCGTTTGAAATGTCCAAACCTTGGAGTAAAAACGGTGTGGATGGGGTCTTTCGATTTTTAAATCGAGTTTGGAGACTCTTTCATTCAGGGGAAAACGAATCCTTCTTTGTAGAAGATATCGAACCAAACGAAGCAGAACTCAAAACCCTTCATCGTACGATTAAAAAAGTAAAAGACGATATAGATAACTTCTCATTCAACACAGCCGTATCGCAAATGATGATCTTCATCAATGAGTTCACAAGTAATCCAAGAAAACCGAAAAAAGTATTGGAACCTTTTGTTCTCGCACTCTCCCCTTTTGCACCTCATTTAGCAGAAGAACTTTGGGCTAAACTTGGTTATAAAGAATCCCTAGCTTACCATCCTTATCCAAAATGGGATGAGAAGTATTTGGTGGATGCCAATATCACGATTGTGGTGCAAGTGAATGGAAAGATGCGAGGAGAGTTTCTCGCCCCTCGTGAAATAGAGGAAAAAGAAGTTTTGATTCTTGCCAAAGCAGTAGAAAAAGCAAAACCATTTTGGGAAGGCAAAGAGATCAAAAAAGAAATCTATGTGAAGGGAAAACTCGTCAATATCGTAGTAGCTGGGTGATCTTTTACAAGATCACCATCACAAAAATCAAAACTCCAAAAAGTACGATGGTGATAAAAGCACCCATTAACATAAACAAGTTAGCTCCAGAAGACTTGGATTCTTGTGCGGGGGCATTCCCAACTTTCTTTTTCTGACCTTGTGCCGCAGAACCTTTGTTTGGTGTACCTGCCATACTAGCAGGTTTAGGAATGGCAACCTTTACAGGATGTTCTTCCACCGAATGAAGTAAATACTGGTTTGGTCCTTCTGCAAAAATATGATATTCTGTTTTATTCCCGGCAATTCCTAGAAACCTTCCCACCACTGGTTCTTTTGAAATTTTTCCTTCTTCATCGATGAGACCAAGGATTTGCGCATTGGTTAATCCTTCTGGGGTTTCTGTTGGTACCCGAAATAGAATTTCCATCCCTTCCATTAAATTATCAAACTCCACTCCATTGATTGGTGAAATGACAGTTTTCATATTCAATTCTTTAGGGAAAGAAGTCCGGTATTGCGCAATTTGGCGTTCGAGGGAAGACAATTCACCTCTTGCCGGTTCGGTGGAAACACCTGGAACCGATGCATCTTTTGCGGAAGGAGTTTCATCTTCTGGTTTAGGAATGGGTAAAATTACACCTTTCATTGGATTTTCATACCGAAACTTGGCAGTAGAAAGTTTATCTACTTCAGCTTGTAGTTTAATATTTCTTCCTTTGGTTGCTGCGAGTATTGGCATTTCTAAAATTTCAGCGATATGAGAAGGATCTTTTTTTTGCCAAAGGGGGAGTAGTTCCTCTAACTTCTCTTTGGTGAAGACTCTATGAACCGCACGTCCAATGTTTTCAGAAATTGCCGGATCATAACCGCCAGTTTTTCCAATATCCCCTAAGTCAGTAGAGATCTGGACATGATCAGCAAAGGTTCGGATTCTTCGGAATGTTGGTGAGGTTCCCACTACAGCATAAAGTTCCATCACATGTTTACGAATGGAGGAAACCAGAATGAGAACCATTCCGTTCAAACTGTCCAAATCGATTTTTATTTTCACAAGATAACCATCAGTAATTTTACCTTGTAAAACTTCCTTGGCTTGTTCGTCCGTAAACACGGCTTCTCTTGTCAGACCGATTAGGTCTGCTTGTCTTTTGAGTTGGTCTGCTTTTGAGCTTAATTCGGACATTATTCTACAAACAACTGTTCGTGGGTCTCAGTAGATTTTGGTATCTCACTTAAATTGACTTCCACTCGCGCTATTGTTTCCTTTTTCCTTTCTGATGAATATATAGAGAGCAATCGACGATCAAAACCAGATTGGGACAATAATATTTCTACCATTGTGATTCCCATCCCCGCTCCCTCCGTACTATCGCCGTGTTCCATAAAGAACTCGAATAGATTATCATACTTTTTCGCATTAATAAACTTTTCTTTTACTCGTTCTGCCTCAATGGGCAATAATGGAAAATTATTTCTGATTTCTAGGTCGATTTTGTCCTTTTGGTAGATGCAGGTGATTTTTACAAAGAGTCCCGTCTCCCGCATTTTCTTTTTATAATTAGGGAATTTTCTTTCATTGAGACTGGTTTTAAAGAGTTTCATCCCTTCTTCATAATCTTGTAAATTTTGAATGTTGAGTTTGAGTTCTTCAAAGATGATTCGTTTGATTGCCGCTTTTGTCGAATTGACGATGAGTTCCTTGGCAGCTGTATAAAAAAGCTCCATCAGGTCTTCACGACCCACGGAACTTAAAATCCGAAGTAAAATGTATTTGAGTTTGGCTTCACCGATATCCCCCATCACGTAGGTGATCATGGAGATCTTTTTTCCCAGTTCCACGGCACGATCCACCGAGGTGCAAAACTGGGAAGTTAGTTGGATCTCTTGAGACATACCGGTAAACTGAAAAAATTTGCCAACATGTAGGGGATTTGTCTAGCGATTTATGATTTCTTAAGTTGTTTGCCTAGGATTTCCATCACTCCACTCAGGTTCGGTTTGCAGGACTGGATCCGGTTTTTCAGCCTTTCATCAATATTAGGGATTTTCCCTTCATGGTAGGCCAATTTGAATTCGGTAAACTTGAGGCCGTTTGCCGTGGAAATCACAACCACCGACTCACCTTTTTTCACCACACCCGATTCCAAGGATTTCAAAAGTGCCGCAAGAGCCACACCGGTATGAGGATCATTGTAAAGTCCGTATAAATCCCCGCGAGCGGCTGCATTGGCCAACTCTTCTTCTGTAGCCACTTCCACAACACCGCTGAATTTCTTTAAAACCCGAATGGCTTTTTTCACAGAAACTGGATCACCGATTTGGATCGCAGAGGCTAAAGTTTTTTCCGCAGTTACAGGAGCAAAGTCCGCAAAACCTTTCTTAAACGATTCGTAGAGAGGGCTTGCATTTTTCGCCTGAGCTAAAATAATTCTTGGTAATTTATCAATCAGTCCAAGTTCCAACAACATTTCAAATCCCATTCCGAGAGCAGAAACATTTCCTAAGTTTCCACCAGGAATCACAATCCAATCCGGAACTTTCCAACCTAACTGTTGTGTGATCTCAATTGAAATGGTTTTTTGACCTTCGATTCGCAGCGAATTCATTGAGTTTGCTAGATAAATTGATTTTTCTTTGGTGAGTTCTTTTACCACTGCCATACAACCATCAAAGTCTGTTTCGAGTGCCAAAACAAGAGCCCCATTGGAAACAGGTTGGATGAGTTGGGCCGTTGATACTTTGTTTGCTGGTAAAAGAATGATGGAAGGAATCCCAGCTTTGGCAGCATAGGAGGCAAGAGCTGCAGAGGTATCACCGGTGGAAGCACAAGCTACCGCTTGGATGGGCACTCCGTCCGCGATCATTTGGTTGACTTGGCTCACAAGAACCGTCATCCCTAAATCTTTAAAAGAGCCCGTATGAGAAACCCCGCACTGTTTGACATGAAGACTGCCTAGACCCAAATCTTTGGCAAACCGACTGGCATCATACAAATGAGTTGTCCCTTCCCCTGAAGTGATGATATTTTCATCGCTTATTCCAGGGAGAACCCATTCCTTTTTCCCCCAAACCCCAGAAGCATTCGGGAATTGGCTCGAACGAAACCGAGATTCAAATTCTGATTTCCATTCTTTTGCCGAAACTTGTTTGAGACTGTCTATATCATGTTCGACATTTAAAAGTTCCCCACAAGATTCGCAGGAATAAATCACCTGGTGGAGAGGATAGGTTTTTCCACAGGAGTCGTTTGAACAACGAAACTGTGCTCGGAATTGATATTTTGTAAGTGACATAGACTTCTCTAGGCTTCAGATTTACGGAAAGTTCCTTTTCCATTCTTGAGAAAGGGGAAAAATGCACGAATGATTTTTATCGTTTTTTGATGGATATGGAAACAGAAACTAAAGTCTCCCGCCTTTGGGCCAAATTCAAACGTTACACTCGTCGTAGCATTCTCATCTTTTTCTTTCTCTGTTTCCTCCTATTTGTGCGTATTTTTCTATTCCAAATTTATTCCATCCAGGGAAATTCCATGTATCCGACCTTAGAACACGGATCTGTGGTTTTTGTTTGGAAGGGTGGATTTGCCATTTCTGCCAAATTCTTTGGAACGGAACTTCTTTATACAGATCCCAAAATTGATAAATTGGATTTGGTTTTATTTGTCAGTCAAGAGGACGAACTTGTCGTCAAACGAGTGATAGGTTTACCAGGAGAATTTTATTCCATCGAAGCCGGACGGGTTCTCATCGACTCCACTGAGTTACTAGAAAACTATCTTCCGAAAGGAACTTATACAAGCGAACCGAGTACATCCATTTTTATCAATCGCCACAACTCTCCATTTCTTGCTATGGACAGACAAGGGAGAATTCCCCCTGGATATTATCTACTTTTAGGTGACAACAGACAGTATTCAACGGACTCCCGTTCGTTTGGACTTGTGCCTGTTGAAAAAATCAAAGGCAAAGTAATCTTTTATTTCTGACGATGACCGAATACAAACAACGTTTTAAGTATATTATTCTTTTTATACTCTCTCTATTTGCCATTTTACTCTTTCGAGTGATTTATCTTACTTACTTTAACGATAATATCATCAATCTTAAATCGAGTAAATATGTCCAACGCGGAACCATCTTTGACAGACGAGGGATCGAACTTGCAATTTCTCGTGAATCGGCAACGGTTGGGATCGATCCCACAAACATATATGATCAGGAACTCACCGCACAGGAGTTAGGCCCTATTCTCGGGATCACTCCAAACAAACTCATTGAAACCATAAGGGAAAAACAAAATTACTTTTTATTAAAAAGGGAAATTGAACTTACCAAAGCTGAAAAAATCAAAGCACTGTCTCTCCCTGGTGTCCGAGTGGAAAAAGAATACAAAAGAATTTATCCACAAGGAAGTTTGGCTGCCAGTTTACTTGGATTTACCGGATATGATGACGACAAAGCACTCTCGGGCCTTGAGATGTTATTCAATTTGGAATTATTATCTACACCTGATGCAGAATCGAGTAAAGGAAATAATGTCCATCTAACAATCGATAGTATCATTCAATATAGATTAGAAAAATCATTACAAAAAGCTTTTATCCAAACTGTTTCCAAACGTGGGATCGGAATGATTATGGATACGGAAACGGGAAAAATTTTAGCGATGGCTTCTTATCCTAATTTTGATCCCAATCATTTCCAAGATTTTCCTTTGGAGTCGCATACCAATTGGTCCATCCGCCATGTGTATGAGCCTGGATCCACGATGAAAATCTTCATTGCTCTTATGTTACTCAATGAAGGAAAAATCCTTCCCGGTGAAAGATTTCATTGTCCCGGTTATATTGAAATTGGAAAAACCACCATTCGTTGCACTGACAATCATGGCCATGTGAATTTGGACGAAATTTTACAATACTCTTGTAACGTAGGAATCATCAAAGCTGCCCAGAAAATTGATGAAGCAACTTACTATAATTATATGGAGAAATTCAAGTTTGGAAAACGAACCAATTTTTCCATTCATGAAGCCAAAGGATATTTACCTCCTTTAAATAAATGGAACAAAAGTACACCCTACTTTTTATCGATAGGCCAAGGACTTTCTGTCACACCCATCCAACTCATTTCCGCAGCAGCAGCTGTTGTGAATGGAGGGATTTTATTTGAACCTTCTGTGGTTTCTCAAGTTACCAATTCCTACGGAGAACTGGTTCATGAGTTTTCAATTAAAAATGAACTGCTCGGAATCAAAGAAGGAGCAGCCAAAAAAACATTAAACGCAATGGGAAAGGCAGTCTCCCAAGGAACAGGAAAAAAAGCCTATTTAGAAAACTACTTTATCGCAGGAAAAACAGGTACTTCTCAAAAAGCAAAAGCCGGTGCGGGATACCAAGCTGGTCTTTTTACGGCGAGTTTTCTTGGATTTTTTCCAGCCGAAAAACCTAAGTATGTAGGCCTTATTGTTTTTGATGAACCTGGTGGAGAAACTCATACGGGTGGTGGGATTGCGGCGCCTGTCTTTCGTGAGGTGGTGGAAAGTATCATTCCTATCGTAGAAAAAAGTGAAAAAGCACTAGTATATCGATTGAAGGGTGAACGAAATAAAATTTATAAACTCGATCCCAAGGTGATGCCTGACCTTACTGGATTCACAGCTTCCGAAACCATCCAAATTTTAAAACAACTCAAAGCAGAATACAAATTAGAAGGTTCTGGATTTGTCAAATTACAAGATCCCAAAGCAGGATCTTCACTTTCACCCAATGCTGTGATCAAAATTGTTTTGGAACCTTAAGTGAACGAGTTTTATCTAGAAAAAAATCTAGCGGCCTTACCTTCGCAACTTGCGGCACTGATTCAAAATCCAGAAAAAAATTTTGAAGGATTACATTCACAAAATTTAAAAACCAATCCCACTTACCAACTGACAAAATCAAAAGTTGGAGATCCAACTTTAGAACTAGATGGAGTTTGGATCCACAGCCGGTTTGATCCTAAAAAAGAAGCAGAACGGTTTGCCACCGAACTTCCCCATGATGGCAGTGAACGTATTTATCTTTTGTTTGGTGCAGGACTTGGATACATCATTCCTTATCTTCTCGAAAGAGAAAAAGTAACCATCATCTGGATGGAACCATATCAGTTTTTCATCAAAGAATCCTTTCAAATTTTTGACTTTTCCAAACCATTGTTAGATGAAAAATTAATCCTTATCACAGGAGAAGGATTAGAAGACCAACTCTCCGAAGCAGTCAAAGGGAAAGGAACACACCCCATTAGTTTTGTTCCACATAGGGGATCTTGGCAATGGAGAGAATCAGATTATCTAAAACTTCGTCATACCGCCGAACAGATGTTTCACAAAAAAGATGTGAACCTTGCTACCCTCACACGGTTCGAAAAGATCTGGGCCAAAAATATTTGTTACAATCTTCCCGAATTATCCAAATTTCGCCCGGTCTCCGATCTATTTGGAATTGCCGAAGGAATCTCGATTGTTGTTTGCGGTGCAGGTCCAAGCCTTTCCGAATCCATACCCGATTTAACAAAGTACAGAAACCAGTTTCTCCTTCTCGCAGTCGATACGGCCCTGCCCATCCTGAATTCTTTTGGTGTAGAACCCGATTTGATTTTTTCGGTCGACCCACAAGCCTTAAATAGCCAATATCTGGAAGATGATTCTGGAAATGGAATTCTTATTTTTGATCCCACATCCACCTATATAAGTCTTAGGTTAGAGAAGGGGCCAAACAAAGGTTTTGTGACCTCTTCTCCTTTTCCTTTGATTGGACTTCTCGAAAGAACTGGTTTCTCGGAGATTGGTTCTGTACCATTTGGTGGTTCCGTATCTACCAATGCCGCCAGTCTTGCGACTCTAATGGGGGCAAAGTCTGTTTTTTTAGTGGGCCAAGATTTGAGTTTTACAAAAGGTCTTGCACATTCCAAAGGGGCAGTGCTCGAAGAACGATTGAATTATTTAGAATCCAGGAAGTTTCGCCGGGAAAAACATAATTACAAACAACTGTTTGCCTTACCCCAAAAAAAAGTCACAGGGAATTTAGAAGAAACCTATATCACCAATGAAAAGATGTTAATCTTTAAAAAATGGTTCGAAGACCATGCAAAAGAAAATCCTTGGACTAACCTAACCAAGTTTGGGGCAAAATTAGAAGGAATCCCTCATTCCAATTTTGAAAAAGAGTTTGCGAGTGATGAAGGCGAAATAAAAACCCAAACCAATTTGGTACAATCTGTTCGCAATCGAATCCAATCTCAATTGAAAATAGAAAACCCTTTTTTCGATCAAAAACAATTGGTTTCAGAGATTCGGTCCACAACGGAAGCATTGTCGGAATTTGTTTCTACCGTCAAACGAGGGCTTGTTGTTTCTCAAAGGATTTACAACCAAATCCAAAGGAATCAAATCAACCCCAAAACCTTTTCCGAAGACATCAAACAAATGGATTCAATCGATGAACAAGTATCTGGAAAAAAGGGTTTGAATGAAATATTAAGTTTGGGAATCCAAAGAGTGATTTTAACCATCACAGAAGGTTATGATGACAATCTAACATTGGAAGAAAAAGAAAACGCACAACTAGGTGTTGCAAAAAAATCTTTATTGTTATACGAAGGATTATACGAATCCGTTCGGTCTACCAAACGGATGCTTACGAAATCACTCTATCGAATGTTATAATTAATTCGATGATTCTGTAACGGATAAAACTGTAAAATCTACACGTCTATTTTTGATGCGACCTGCTTCAGTGGAATTGGACTCAATTTCTGCCGTTTCACCAAACCCACGATAGTCGAGTTGTGTAACACTGACTCCATTTTTTACCAATTCATCAAAGATAAACTTAGCACGTTCATCGGATAGGATTTTGTTTTCATCCATCTCACCAATAAAACAAGTATGTCCTTTGATTCGAATCCTAATTCCAGGATATGCTTTTAATGTTTCTGCTAGAGTAGCAATTTTATCAGCCGCAACATCTTCTGTTTGCATACTTTGTTTGATAAAACGAATTTGTAAGTCGTTGATGTAACGAATGGCTGATGCTCTAGATTCAAATCGGCTCGATACTTTACCTTGAGATAACTCCACTCGTTCCAAAGATCTATTTCCCATCTCAGTGGAAACATTCGCACCTTGGTTTACGTTTTGTGGTGATTTGGAAGTACGATTACAACTACGAATTCCAAAAATAATGAGAACAATAAAAAATACGAAAACCAATCCTAATAAGATGAGTCTACCGATTCGATTTTGTTTCGGTGTGATTTGAAATTTATTTAATGCGACAAGTTCATGGTATTCCGGTGTAGGAGCCACTTCGTCACGTGATGTTTCGCCAAACTCATAACTGTCGGTATAAGGAGTAAAACCTTCATCAGAAGATTTAGCAGAACGAACTGAACTTCGTTTTGTTGTGGATTCTTTTTTCGTAGATGCTTTAGTAGAAGATTTTTTCTTTGCAGCAGGCACGGAAATTTTTGCTGCCCATTTACGAATTTCAGAACGAAGGTATTCATCAGCGTCAGGGGAAAATTTAAAATTATCTCGAATGTATTTTACAGTACGTTTTTCAACATCTGTATAATCACCACCATCTTTGATAGCATCAAATAAGGTCTTGGCGACGTTTTTACCAATGGGAGCTTTGCTACGTTTGGTGGCTTTTTCAGCAATTTCTAACAATTCATTATCATATTGTTTACCACTTATGGTACGGTAATAACTATCTGCCACGTGAAAGCTCCTTTATAGATATATCGACAGGTGAGGCCAATCTATCCATTATTTTCTTGGGCTTTCTGCATTGAATCCGTCCAGAAATTGGTTATTTTTGATCTTATATTGTAAAGATCCTCGGCTAATTCCTAGAAGTTTTGCAGCTTCTTCCTGTGTGGAGACTCGTTGGAATGCTTCTTTGATCCAAATGGCTTCCAATCGTTCGATGGCAATATTGAGAGATAAATTTTCCGAAGGAGACAAAATCTCTGTCCCCACTCCAAAACTTTGAACTTTAGTTGGAGTTTCAGATTCTCGTTTTCCATCTTGTGAAAAGGAATGAGGTTCCAAAACAACTTCCGGTGGAACAAGGACTGCATATTGAATGACACTTTGGAGTTGCCTTACATTTCCACTCCAAGGCATTCCTGTCAGAGCTCGTAAAGCATCTGTTGAAAACGTTTTGTTTCTTCCATATTGTTTGTTGTATTGGTATAAAAAATGATGTGCGAGAAGTGGAACATCCCCTCTTCGTTCGCGTAATGGTGAAACTCGCAACGGAACTTCCGCTAGGCGGTAATACAAATCCATCGAAAAAGTTTCTTTCTGAATATCTTCTAATAAATCTCTTTTACTACCTGTAAAAATCCGAATGTTTAAAACCTCCTCCTTCTTTTTGGCAGAAGGATTGGGCATTGTTTTATCTCTTAAGGTATGAAATAGTCTTGTTTGTAAATTTGAAGGTAAATCACCAATGGACTCAATGTATAAGGAACCACCGTTGGCCTGTTCTAGTTTTCCTGGATTGAATATTTTTCCACTTTGGACACCGAAGAGTTCTGCTTCTAAAAGTTCATAACTAAGACCTGAACAATCTACAGTGAAAAATGGGCCATTCTTTCTTTGGGAGATATAATGTAAGGCTTTCGCGATTAATTTTTTACCAGCTCCTTCCTCTCCAATGATCATCACCGATGTATCGGAGGGGCCCACTTGACGAATCCTATGTTTTAAAAATAATATGCTCGGATCATAACCAAGGATTTCTTCAACAGGATCTTCTTCTCTTTTAGATTTTTCAAAGGCTTCTTTGGCAATTCGTTCTTCTAAAATAACGATTGTTAATTGGGATGCAAATAATGTAGCTTGGTTGATGATATCGGATGAGAAAAAATTAACCTTATCCGATTCTAAGTTTAAAACTCCAATAGTGGAATCTCTTGTGACAAGAGGGATCGCAAGTTCCGATCGAACCGTTTCAATCAGTTTTACATAGTCTTTATCTAAGGTAACATCGGGAACATAGATAATTTCTCTGGTGGAAGCTGCGCGCCCAGTCACACCCAAGTTGAATGGAAGTTTGGCGGCAATTTTCTTTTCCCAATCCATCCCTTTGGCCGCAACAATGGTAAGGACTTTTTCTTCCTGGTCCATAATGGAAATACTACCGGTGGAAGCTCCAAACAAAGTGAGAGTCATGTCCAAAATGAAATTCAATCGATCCGTAATATTCGGAAGTTGTTGAATTTCTTTTTGGATTTTCCTTAGAGTACCGGAAATATCCTGTTTTACAGACATTTGGTTATACTTTTGCGTTTGCCTTTTGGTTTGTCAGGTATTTTAAGTAGGCAATGATAAAATCTTCCAAGTCTCCATCCATAACTGCATGAACGTTTCCTGTTTCAAAATCGGTTCTATGGTCTTTTACTAAATTGTAAGGATGGAACACATAACTTCGAATTTGTGAACCCCAAGAGATATCACGTTTTTCACCGGCTTTTTTAGCGTTTTCTTCTTCGGCTTTTTGTTTTTCCATTTCATACAAACGTGCACGAAGCATCTTCATCGCCGTATCACGGTTTTTAATTTGCGATCTTTCCATTTGGCAAGAAACCACAACACCTGTAGGAATATGTGTGATTCGCACAGCAGAGTCTGTTGTGTTGACGTGCTGTCCCCCAGCACCCGAAGAACGATACACATCCACACGAAGGTCTTTTTCTTCGATGTTCACTTGGATGTCGTCATCCACTTCTGGTGTTACATAGACAGAAGCAAAGGAAGTATGCCTTCTTTTATTCGAATCAAAAGGTGAGATCCGAACAAGTCTATGGACTCCGGATTCACATTTTAAATAACCAAAGGGATGATCCCCTTGGATGTAAAGCGTCGCGTTTTTGATTCCGGCAGTTTCCCCCGGTTGGTAGTCCACGAGTTCTGCACGATACCCTTTTTGTTCACAAAACCTTGTGTACATTCGCAGTAACTTATCTGCCCAGTCTTGGGATTCTGTTCCACCGGCCCCTGGATGGATATTGATAAAGGCAGCTTTGCCATCATCTTTTCCAGCAAGAGCATCTAACATTTGCAAGTTTTCAAACGTCTCAAACATGCGATCAAAATCATCGTTTAAAGATTTTAGGCCCGCCTCACCCATTTCTTCGGAAGTGAGTTCAATCAAATCAGGAAAATCAATTAATTCCTTTTTTAAATCTAACCAAGGATCTAACTTTAGTTGTAACTCGTTTCGTTTTTGAGTGACTGTTTTTGCTTGGTCAGGTGAGTCCCATAACTTTGGGTCGTTTGCTTTTTCAATGAGTGAGGATAAACGGTCATAGTCTTCTTGGAAATTTTGTGCCGTCCAATAGGATTGGAAAGTCTCAATCATTTCTGATGTTTGTTTTTTTAAGTCTTTTAGTGATCTATCCATAATGCGTAAATCCGAAGTGGAAGTTTTAAAACAAAGAATCTTTGCGAAGTCGTTCCACTTCCCATTGGAATATGGTTTCTCTGAGTTGTGGCGTATTTCCTTCTACGGTTCCCACCAGAGAGTAACTTGATTCTTTTCCGTATGTATCAGGCAAACGTTTGAGTATGAACTTACCTGACTTAATGAGTTCAATGACATGGAGTAAAAAAGGATCTTTTTCTTTTCGACTCATCTCTTCCATAGAATAATAAAAAGTAGAAAGACCTTTGTAAAACCAATCGATGTATTCGTTTTTTCCTTTGGGCCAAATTTGTTCTAAACGAATTTCTGATTCTTGGACAAGGGACTTACCAAGAAAAGGTTTTTGCAAAACACGACACTGGGAATAAATTTCAAAATTTAAATCCCGGTCTCCACCCTTTTCAAAATCCACACCGATCCAACGAATCCAAGATTTTTTTTCTTTAATGGATAAGGCTGGAATCAATGCAAACAAATACCCTTGGTCTTTGAATATCCTTTCATGAGCCAGATGTTCTAAAATTTCCATCGGGATCATATAATGGCCTTTGGCCCATTCAATCACATAAGGAATGGATTCCAATTGAAGGTACTCAGGTGGAGTTTCCGAACGTATGATATCACCAAACTGTGTGAGGATAAAAATAAAAGATA is a window of Leptospira kanakyensis DNA encoding:
- a CDS encoding OmpA family protein, which codes for MADSYYRTISGKQYDNELLEIAEKATKRSKAPIGKNVAKTLFDAIKDGGDYTDVEKRTVKYIRDNFKFSPDADEYLRSEIRKWAAKISVPAAKKKSSTKASTKKESTTKRSSVRSAKSSDEGFTPYTDSYEFGETSRDEVAPTPEYHELVALNKFQITPKQNRIGRLILLGLVFVFFIVLIIFGIRSCNRTSKSPQNVNQGANVSTEMGNRSLERVELSQGKVSSRFESRASAIRYINDLQIRFIKQSMQTEDVAADKIATLAETLKAYPGIRIRIKGHTCFIGEMDENKILSDERAKFIFDELVKNGVSVTQLDYRGFGETAEIESNSTEAGRIKNRRVDFTVLSVTESSN
- a CDS encoding sigma 54-interacting transcriptional regulator — its product is MSVKQDISGTLRKIQKEIQQLPNITDRLNFILDMTLTLFGASTGSISIMDQEEKVLTIVAAKGMDWEKKIAAKLPFNLGVTGRAASTREIIYVPDVTLDKDYVKLIETVRSELAIPLVTRDSTIGVLNLESDKVNFFSSDIINQATLFASQLTIVILEERIAKEAFEKSKREEDPVEEILGYDPSILFLKHRIRQVGPSDTSVMIIGEEGAGKKLIAKALHYISQRKNGPFFTVDCSGLSYELLEAELFGVQSGKIFNPGKLEQANGGSLYIESIGDLPSNLQTRLFHTLRDKTMPNPSAKKKEEVLNIRIFTGSKRDLLEDIQKETFSMDLYYRLAEVPLRVSPLRERRGDVPLLAHHFLYQYNKQYGRNKTFSTDALRALTGMPWSGNVRQLQSVIQYAVLVPPEVVLEPHSFSQDGKRESETPTKVQSFGVGTEILSPSENLSLNIAIERLEAIWIKEAFQRVSTQEEAAKLLGISRGSLQYKIKNNQFLDGFNAESPRK
- the prfB gene encoding peptide chain release factor 2, which translates into the protein MDRSLKDLKKQTSEMIETFQSYWTAQNFQEDYDRLSSLIEKANDPKLWDSPDQAKTVTQKRNELQLKLDPWLDLKKELIDFPDLIELTSEEMGEAGLKSLNDDFDRMFETFENLQMLDALAGKDDGKAAFINIHPGAGGTESQDWADKLLRMYTRFCEQKGYRAELVDYQPGETAGIKNATLYIQGDHPFGYLKCESGVHRLVRISPFDSNKRRHTSFASVYVTPEVDDDIQVNIEEKDLRVDVYRSSGAGGQHVNTTDSAVRITHIPTGVVVSCQMERSQIKNRDTAMKMLRARLYEMEKQKAEEENAKKAGEKRDISWGSQIRSYVFHPYNLVKDHRTDFETGNVHAVMDGDLEDFIIAYLKYLTNQKANAKV